The segment CTACTGTATGATAATTCAGAGCACTTTATTTCTCATATAACATATTTACTGCACCAGTTGTTTGCCTCTAGCTAACCACCTCTGTCAGATGATAACTTCATTGTGcagatttatattataaaaaaaaatatagatacatgTAATATAGATTTATTCAGTCATTAGTGCTAGCAGGTTAACTACGCACTATCAATACATTTTGCGCACGTATTAAGATCCTCATGAAAGTGTCATAAAGGGACTATTTGGATTTTGGAACTGATCCATTTTTAAATGTAACACAACATTTTTGTTCTTCGGGGATGACTAAAAACTTGAATTCCTTTATTTATTCTTGCAATTGCAAGCAGAAAGATGCTAAAAATGACACAGGGCCACACTACGCTCAAAGTAAACGCAGCCGAGTTAGCtcaaatattacaagttgaaagtaaagagtaaGCAAAACTCGACACAGTGaaacattaataaacataaaagtagaataatgcttccataggctccaatgggagccttgttctgatgccgatagacacggcaaagaacctagcgcagcacaaGGGGTAATTTGCAcagtgttgggcagaaaatttaaaatatatagagcGTTGTTCTCAAGAGCTTGAGAAAGGCCACTAGGGGGGTGAAATGCATtgctctatattttattttttgtttaattaagtCATCAAGTCTGTACCTTGTAATTGCATTTGGCTTTTGTTAGTGTTTGTGATTGCTTTACAGGGGGGCTttgctgtacttttaacatcattattttagtgtttggtatATACACGCTGAAATCTAGGACTCTAAATCACGTGACGTTACCAACTGGCGCTCAGAATGGCTGTCTTTGAGAAATATATGGGGAGCATCTCTGTTTCACAGCAGGACATCTCATACAGAGGTCTATGATATTATCATCAGTCAATTTACTTTATCTTGTGAGTTGTTCCATTTGTGTATCCTGTCCGTTGTCTGTATTTACTTCACCagaggatttttttttctattttctacaGCTGGGATACGGACTTCAATTTGGAAGGACACCATTGTTGTCTTATTTTAGACTAATTGCTATTGTGAGCCTCTGCTGGTTGTATTtttaaccaatagttacattgtgtaTTCACTTTGCTTGTATTTTATATAGATACTATGTGTAGAGAAtacatgtttttgtttatttatacgTTTTCTTCTTTGGTTTATCACCTTAAACCTTTTAGGGGCGCAGTGGTTACTAGTAATTGTCAGTTTTGAGATTTACTTTTTTTGTGCTTGTACACactaaaaggtcctggggagaacattaAACTCACTAAGACCCTTAGACCTTAGGTTGAACTGTGCTACATGAACAAATGTATCATTTTTCTTAACTGAGTAACTTTATCTGTACAAACGACAAAACAGGTATTTATTATATgtaatgaaatatttatttttgtatataatttaaagaCTAAAATGTTTGACAATGCCTTAAGCCATCTGGAAAATGTTCAACATGATTTTCTTGTACTCTCTGCGGAAATTTTTGTTTAATGCTCCATAGACTACAGCGTTGAGGCAGCTGTTAAAATAAGCCATAAAGTAGCTAGCTACAAACAGCCAACTTGGGACAGAATCTCCTAAAGATGGGTGTATAGCAACTGTTAATCCAATGATGTTCAGGGGTCCCCAGCATACTGCGAAGAGCACAAACACCACAAACATGGTAATAAAACTATGTATATTGTAAGGCCAGGTTTGAGATCGGAGGCTTCTATCAGATCTGACTCTATGACGGATGTTGAGCACCAATACCCAAATACGTAGATAACAGTAACTTACTACACTAATTGGCAAAAAGAAATGGAAGATCACAACAACAATGGTGTAAAATGAGCTGACAGACTGGGAGAAAGTGCAGGAGAAAACACGAGGGTCATAACGAAGGGATCCCACAAAAAGGTTTGGCACAATGGCTGCCAAAGCTAAGGCCCAGACCAGCCCCACATAGCaaacagtgctggtattggagaaAATCCGATGATACAAAGTACTGTGACAGATATAGCAGTAACGGTTGACCGCAATGCCGGTGATATTAAAAACAGAGCCCATTACACTGAGTCCCATGAAAAAGCCACTCAACTGGCAGTGCAAGGGGCCCATATTCCAACCTTGATTGAAGACTGCCAGCAGAATCAAGGGGTATGGGTAACAGGCCACCAGCAAGTCCGCCACTGCTAAACTGACGACAAAAGCATTACCTGTGGAGAACAAAAAGGTAAGATTAGCATATTAGCTTGAAAACAtgagaaaaaaataacaatatggAATAGAAACAAACTATATCTTGCTCTCGTACTACCTGTGTAAGTTTtagcttatttattttcatatatggGCTAGatataaatgccctttaaagggacataaaataatgcattagagtattttattattgctagatatgtgcatggcaaaaaaattcggttcggaatttttcgaatttcggatcgattctaattcggaaaattttgaatcgattcggttcggatttgtttcggatttgaagaaattcgcctggattcggttcggttcggaaattcggaatttcggtaagtgttaggtgtgattagactagtattatgtactgtattaggtgtaacccatagcagagtgatataacctcatatactgtacaatactagggtaatccatggccatccgaatttaccgaataaatccgaactaattcggatttattcggtaaattcggcagtattttaattcgaaaattcggttcgatccgaatctccgaattttccgaatttctgaattgatccaaaatgaattgcacatatctaattattgcactattgcttgcaaaaaAAATGTGTTGAACCCCAGCAAAAAggttatacacatatttaaacggacagtctgTACCCAATACTtctttattacttatatttacataccagacaagcatttgcgattggttccacatctataagcttgtaagaagtacattataattttaaataatactcATGTATTAGCAACTTGAAATAACcccaagctccacccacagctgTCTTCTTGTCCAGCAAGCTgctttcttgtatgacagtttagcagtgcacgtttaatatttttcagttagctattaaaattgcacatgcacaaatcagaatGTGAGAGTGTGAAAACCTATTTAAGAGTCGATCGTGATTAAAAAACTTAACATATCAAACTATACAatcaataggtgggcggagcttggtggccatttttgaCTCCTAGCAAtcgatgaatatttaaatgtttcctgtacttcttacaagcttatagatgtgggaccatttgcaggatgcttctctagtatgtaacaataagtaattaaaatcatgtattgggtctagactgtccctttaatctaagttcCAGACCAGCATTGCCCTACTGATCCTGAGCAGAACACAGCCATTGATTAAtggttattagacatgtgcatttatttCGTTGTGAATGCACATTCGCTAACGAAACACGGATATTCATCtaattttcacaaaacaaatatccaaattaatgcaacatgaaatttaaagaaaacaaaggaataatgactaattcatcagtatttatttgtttcctctaAAGGAAATTTATGGTCAAaagttaaatgcacatagatgaattacatctttgaataaaaacattattgcttctagtaaaatgtatcactgtttagtgttaatatttttcctcTCGTgtttgtgaagcatagctagatattctaaggGAACCAgcatttaaatattgcagctgctaagagcaccagtggggcatgtatcatgtcagtcattaccagatgatacaagcaccttaggctctctgagcaagtgctgtgtttaaaatgctggtgcacggtgcatacttaaatacacttttaaaacagctatagcttttgctagaagcatttttacttatacatgtatattacaataatgcttctattcaaaacttaaatgcatcaTGTGCATTCCAATTtcatctggaatgtccctttaaattgttaaaatacctTTAGCATGCTGTAGAGCTGCACTAACCCACTCCGCTTGTTCACAGAGCCCCAGCTGCACTAAGCCTCTTATTAGCGTGGTCCTTTAGTGCAAGCTCCTATAAGCGGAGGAGCGGGTTAGCACTGATCTCCAGGTCGCTAAAGCTAAgcataaagctacaatataaagctaaaacaaatgtaaatgttccatgattggtcggtattcgtttagttttaaacaagACGAATACAGAATAGCACGGGGCACAGAATATTCTACATACGTCTGGTGGCTATGTACATATGCCGCCTCTGACTGGCTCAGCCGCAGTGTTCAGCCCAGAATCAGTCATGTATTCAAAAACTCACCATTTCCCAGTCATCTagcattttaaagtgaatgtaaattttgatgctaaagtgcccagtttttaaaaatttgattaaaaacaggggcactttaattcataaaaatttacatttcactcctgttgtgaaaaaatacttacctttaaaacttgacagccgctccagcttcccccgttcgttgcaagccatttctgatgtcagaaatgatggatcggtcatcctccaatcacggcttcccccccggggaatcagtgtctgattcaacaccgtgattggaggaagccggattcctcattttagacccaggaagaggctttatgacgggtggaggaagctggagcggctgtcacgattaaaaggtattttttcacaacacaagtgaaatgtaaattttgatgaattaaagtgcccctgtttttaatcaaattttttaaaaacagacactttagcatcaaaatttacattcactttaaagtgataaAATCAGAAATGTATATAAAtccacaaaattgtttaaaataaaatcattGTTAAATTCAACTTTTACTTACACAACCTCTGTATACCCTGTGAATACTGatgcacagattacaagtggagaggtatttaaagggacactaaggttaaattaaattttcatgattcagatacagcatgtaattttaaacaactttccactttacttccattaaaaaaaatgtgcacagtcttttatatttacaatttttgagtcaccagatcctactgagcatgtgcaagaattcacagactatacttatatgcatttgtgattggctgattgtacaaggggagtggaaatatacataacttagaaatttgttataaaaaaaaatctactactcatttgaagttcagactaagtgctattgcattgtcttgttatcttgcatttgttgattatgcaaatctaatgtgttgactggtcctttaacgctCTTGCTCGCGCACTAACTCCACTAGTAGTAAGTTTTTAGAGTGCATCGGGTagcgctcgttttacaagttgaaagtaaatggttttcgtttgtgcgctaacctgacgcatgtaaaaagctgaactttgaatattgcgtgCGTTAAaggattcccccatagaagtcaatggagcaaaaaaagtgggaaaaaacctaacacccaacttacccgcaaacccaatcgcatatatTCTCATCAAATATgatcatttcacattccaatgttcttcacataacagaatatgttctatttagtcattaatagatatttctacatatatataatggtattttggtacaattatatataggtatagatatatacagatatatatatcggaatatatatttataaatacttagaacatattaccctaggtgcaaaacattggaatgtgaaatatttgcagtatatacatagttaaacacttaaatatgaatattgcatacaaatgCTTTTAAGTATTTTCATAAACTTGACTGCATTGGCCTCCaatgcactttttattttttatttttatttttattagatggtgttattatgagtctaactgtacttttaaatgtatttttgatgggtattgtgacacttttttgttttgcataacagttaacctgaggtcacggtaatcattccaATGTAAATAGTGATTCCACTCACGCGATCGCATCTACTTTCAACTAAAAAGAACGCTCCTTCTGATGagcgcaaacagccgcaataaacccgatatcgctcgcgGGTAACTGAAATCTGGCCCTTATTATATGCACAGATCAGGATCTTTCATGTATTCCCTTGAGGACTAAACGGAAATATTTGTGTCTAGCATATAGCATTGACATTTAAACAGTAGTGTTGGCTTTTTCTCTATTTTGTGTTCTACAACCCTCATttttttctgccttatctatttctgTCTCTGCATCCTGCTTCTTTGTCTGTCTCCTTGCTCTTTAAATGTATGTAAACTTTTTCATATTGTATCTGAGTCTTTTGTTTGCTTTTGGCTTTTGTGTGCATCAGTGCAGCCAATGGAGTTAAAGGAGCATTGTACAATAACATTCTCTTTCTTTTAATGTGTTagcaatgatccattttatctgctggaatgtattcaattgtttataaatagctctaATACTTTGATTTTGCCATTTTAATTTGACTCACAATATCTCCTTTGCTCACCTTGCAGTACAGCAGCAAGACACTCAGATGTCTCACACTTTTTTTTACACATGCACAGCATGCTCCCTCTACACAGCATGAAGGGAAATGTAGTTCCCCAGCTGCAGACCTAACTGAAGTATAGCAAGTTTAGGGCAAGTGTTGGTAAATCAATTCTAATTGTGTGGGCTTTAGCACTGTAGCGTATGCTTTGGTCATACAgaaaacttattaaaaaataaacattaggtTTTATTTTGGTGCCCCTTTAAAAAGTTCTGTGGGTAATGAGTTAGGCACAATCCCACtacatgtagggttgccacctcagctatattttcctggacacttatgagttacacatgctgcagggtaagcaagacggaacatgtattgtgtctctggacatttatttatttatttataaaatattttaccaggaaggatacatt is part of the Bombina bombina isolate aBomBom1 chromosome 6, aBomBom1.pri, whole genome shotgun sequence genome and harbors:
- the LOC128662408 gene encoding melatonin receptor type 1A-like — translated: MDQITTKQTILGDLEEEHNEYPIFVVSTMTTVLIITISGDIVGNLLVITSVFRNKKLRKAGNAFVVSLAVADLLVACYPYPLILLAVFNQGWNMGPLHCQLSGFFMGLSVMGSVFNITGIAVNRYCYICHSTLYHRIFSNTSTVCYVGLVWALALAAIVPNLFVGSLRYDPRVFSCTFSQSVSSFYTIVVVIFHFFLPISVVSYCYLRIWVLVLNIRHRVRSDRSLRSQTWPYNIHSFITMFVVFVLFAVCWGPLNIIGLTVAIHPSLGDSVPSWLFVASYFMAYFNSCLNAVVYGALNKNFRREYKKIMLNIFQMA